Proteins encoded together in one Sinorhizobium sp. B11 window:
- a CDS encoding putative DNA binding domain-containing protein, whose product MATINNEIQQLVENPHETLNVEVKSWLDLTTKAAMATLAKAAIALANHGGGTILLGLSERTDGTFEVAEPRPATLEAYSQDSIARIVSSYAEPPFQVQVIHAERRESNSIHPVVIVPGGHRVPIQAKKGSPDQKTLVVGHVYIRRPTPESAEPATAMEWRDLLDRCVRAGKDDLLDAMRSILDGRSSALETTPETALQSLIRFRDDGLVRWRKSQTDTDPAAPQPLGYYCASYSILGDFTPPGFNELRGFIDRATVRHSGWSPFWVPTRNEISPYVRDEAIECNLDEGAANILPTRLTRISGVSLQKERRCWCEVSTKTPTPENWCPARSLT is encoded by the coding sequence GTGGCCACTATCAACAATGAAATACAGCAGCTCGTCGAAAATCCCCACGAGACGCTCAATGTCGAAGTAAAGAGTTGGCTCGATCTCACCACAAAAGCCGCGATGGCAACGCTCGCGAAAGCAGCCATTGCCTTGGCCAATCATGGTGGCGGCACGATTCTTCTGGGACTTTCCGAGCGGACGGACGGCACTTTCGAAGTAGCAGAGCCGCGTCCTGCGACGCTCGAAGCCTATAGCCAAGACAGCATCGCAAGGATCGTTTCGAGCTATGCCGAACCACCGTTCCAGGTGCAGGTAATCCATGCTGAACGACGTGAAAGCAATTCGATTCATCCGGTCGTTATCGTGCCCGGTGGCCACCGCGTCCCAATCCAGGCGAAGAAGGGCAGCCCCGATCAAAAGACCTTGGTTGTGGGGCACGTCTACATCCGCCGCCCGACTCCCGAAAGCGCGGAACCAGCTACGGCAATGGAGTGGCGCGACCTGCTCGATCGGTGTGTGCGCGCAGGAAAGGACGATCTGCTCGACGCGATGCGAAGCATCCTGGACGGACGCAGCAGCGCTCTCGAGACTACGCCCGAAACCGCTCTTCAGTCGCTAATCCGATTCAGAGACGACGGCCTCGTCAGGTGGCGGAAATCGCAAACGGACACTGACCCGGCGGCTCCGCAGCCGCTGGGCTACTACTGCGCCTCGTACTCAATTCTCGGAGACTTTACTCCGCCAGGGTTCAACGAACTTCGAGGATTTATCGATAGGGCGACTGTACGGCATTCTGGCTGGTCCCCGTTTTGGGTGCCTACTCGGAACGAAATCAGCCCGTACGTCAGGGACGAAGCGATAGAATGTAACCTGGACGAAGGGGCCGCGAATATCTTACCGACCCGGCTCACCAGGATTTCTGGCGTGTCTCTCCAGAAGGAAAGGCGATGTTGGTGCGAGGTTTCGACGAAGACTCCCACCCCGGAAAACTGGTGCCCGGCAAGAAGTTTGACGTGA
- a CDS encoding HlyD family secretion protein: MSARVSGNLVSAHVADYQHVRKGDLIAEIDPREYDAAASLASANVSAARSSRANLTNQEALQLAAIVAATAQHDSALASLEQSRLEYERQQNLGQASTEQRLQQSHAAYLQAQATAESTAAAIDQQKAQLDVLRGQESLLDAQIAAQSASLTAAELHREFTRIYAPFDGTVGKQSAHVGDYLSIGGNIVPIVPNEVYVTANFKETQLANMHVGQVAEVKLDSFPGKILRGKVERMSPASGSTFALLPPDNATGNYTKVVQRIPVRITIDYGQPLRDVPSPGLSAIVTVDTRRQRQ, translated from the coding sequence ATTAGCGCCAGGGTATCCGGCAACCTCGTCTCGGCTCATGTCGCCGATTACCAACATGTCAGAAAAGGCGATCTCATCGCTGAGATTGATCCAAGGGAATACGATGCGGCGGCTTCGCTCGCGTCGGCGAATGTTTCGGCCGCGAGATCATCGCGGGCAAACCTCACGAACCAGGAGGCATTACAACTTGCGGCCATCGTCGCCGCTACAGCCCAACACGATTCCGCACTCGCGTCGCTTGAGCAATCAAGGCTCGAATACGAGCGGCAACAAAACCTTGGTCAGGCGAGCACGGAGCAACGGCTGCAACAGTCCCACGCAGCCTATCTTCAAGCACAGGCGACAGCGGAGTCGACCGCGGCGGCTATCGATCAGCAGAAAGCTCAGTTGGACGTCTTGCGGGGGCAGGAAAGTCTCTTGGATGCGCAGATCGCAGCGCAATCCGCATCCCTTACCGCAGCTGAGCTTCATCGCGAGTTTACGCGTATCTATGCGCCTTTTGATGGGACGGTAGGTAAGCAGTCCGCGCATGTCGGCGACTACCTAAGCATCGGAGGCAACATTGTGCCGATTGTTCCGAACGAAGTGTACGTGACAGCGAACTTCAAGGAGACTCAGCTAGCAAATATGCACGTCGGTCAGGTTGCCGAGGTGAAACTCGACTCATTTCCGGGCAAGATCTTGCGAGGCAAGGTCGAGAGAATGTCGCCAGCTAGCGGATCGACATTTGCATTGCTCCCACCTGACAACGCCACCGGAAACTACACCAAGGTGGTGCAGCGTATCCCGGTCAGGATCACGATCGACTACGGCCAGCCGTTACGCGACGTTCCGAGCCCCGGCCTGTCGGCGATTGTGACCGTCGATACGCGGAGACAACGCCAATGA
- a CDS encoding helix-turn-helix transcriptional regulator produces the protein MSQPYFWLLLELLPFQYSCCSVLLINMLRTLAPAPPFHFEVNVTIYRFGEFELDPGQRRLSKGEAAVRIGARAFDVLTCLVEKAGTVVTKEEIIRTVWPSTYVDEASLRVHMVALRKAIYDGEATLCIESVPGLGYKFAKPVSTVTDASSTSSAPSTRYGLPGTVVRLIGRQEFIAQSVELMRSMRLMTITGPGGIGKTSAAIEIARSLAAENDAVVFLDLAALSNGELIGSHLASSLGLSVFSSDPIPGIVQALGNSRTILVFDNCEHLIDSCAGVIDRLLQLTPSTSVIATSREPLRIASEKVRLVPSLEVPKKDDLPSVCEDFSALELFNERLVFATGQSGLTDTRDISIAADIVRRLDGIPLAIELAASRVAGLGLQNTAASLSDPINTLWRGRRTAPPRQQTLRATIEWSYNLLTTEERTLLNHLSVFAGPFTSDAAWSIAEDFLDRETFSDALSALRAKSLVSTSRGDGRLRLLEMTRAFARRQLSAGEFAESCGLSHARWVRSELEHAKAGWRNLDKFEWLHAHGDLIHDVRAALDWCFDAGQRKLCFEITAASHILWTQLGLMNEQLKVVERAVALLEATADVDPLIETQLRSTLGLVLFHVRGLRADEQAIREFEKAAEIAETIGDHVEIVRAHSGRCAIITTHGKYSEAAEIAIRLESKFGKVAHGASSRILAMNTHFLGQHEKTNHLCNIAVEATRGPIGRTLTSGAGYDQKTVALMLMAKTAWIQGFSERAISLAEEAIAEVLNLDDAISTCLAIYVSAFPVYFGLGEYQAARHHLALLRELSTKHSMFRSQLWADAFELVFPESNATTRQFETAFIGDTNGARLETVIALAGERSGSYLVDWALAGDAGWCRPELLRIKGDLARHTDPAAARDLYSQAISGAIAQGSPLWQLRAANSNAEWLEDDAHSTSKRLIEEALRSFPETPPRIELQKAELLLAV, from the coding sequence ATGTCGCAACCATATTTTTGGTTGCTGTTGGAATTGCTGCCGTTCCAGTATTCTTGCTGTAGTGTTTTATTGATCAATATGCTGCGGACGTTGGCACCTGCGCCTCCGTTCCATTTTGAGGTGAATGTGACAATCTATCGGTTTGGCGAATTCGAACTGGATCCTGGCCAGCGCCGGTTGAGCAAGGGCGAAGCAGCCGTACGGATTGGCGCACGAGCGTTCGATGTCCTGACTTGCCTGGTCGAGAAGGCGGGGACGGTCGTCACCAAAGAAGAAATTATCAGGACAGTCTGGCCGAGTACGTACGTCGATGAAGCTTCTCTGCGCGTGCACATGGTGGCCCTTCGTAAGGCGATCTACGACGGCGAAGCCACGCTTTGTATCGAAAGTGTCCCGGGCCTTGGGTACAAATTCGCAAAGCCTGTCTCCACAGTTACTGATGCCTCATCTACATCCTCAGCACCTTCGACGCGTTACGGTTTGCCCGGCACTGTCGTCCGGCTGATCGGGCGTCAAGAGTTCATCGCACAGAGTGTCGAATTAATGCGCTCAATGCGGTTGATGACCATCACCGGGCCGGGAGGCATCGGAAAAACATCCGCAGCAATCGAAATCGCTCGTTCGCTTGCGGCAGAAAATGACGCCGTAGTGTTTCTCGATCTCGCGGCCCTCTCCAATGGGGAACTGATAGGATCGCACCTGGCTTCTTCCCTTGGTCTCAGCGTGTTTTCGTCGGACCCCATCCCCGGCATCGTTCAAGCATTGGGAAATTCGCGCACCATCCTGGTCTTTGATAATTGCGAGCATCTGATCGATAGCTGCGCCGGCGTCATTGACAGGCTTCTACAATTGACCCCATCCACCTCAGTGATCGCGACAAGCCGCGAACCCTTGAGAATTGCCTCGGAAAAAGTCCGGCTGGTACCCAGCCTGGAAGTCCCGAAGAAGGATGACCTGCCTTCGGTCTGCGAGGACTTTTCCGCTCTGGAGCTGTTCAACGAGCGTTTGGTTTTTGCCACCGGGCAAAGCGGACTTACGGACACGAGAGATATCTCGATTGCTGCCGACATCGTACGCAGGCTAGATGGAATCCCGTTGGCAATCGAACTTGCGGCGTCAAGAGTTGCGGGCCTTGGTCTTCAAAACACCGCTGCTTCTCTCAGTGATCCGATCAACACCCTGTGGCGCGGTCGGAGGACCGCACCGCCAAGACAGCAGACACTGAGGGCAACGATCGAGTGGAGCTACAATCTTCTCACGACGGAAGAGAGGACACTCCTCAACCATCTGTCTGTGTTCGCGGGTCCGTTCACAAGCGACGCGGCTTGGTCGATTGCAGAGGATTTTCTCGATCGAGAGACTTTTTCCGACGCGCTTTCAGCATTACGAGCCAAATCGCTGGTGTCGACCTCCCGTGGAGATGGTCGCCTGCGACTTCTGGAAATGACGCGCGCCTTTGCTCGTAGGCAGCTTAGCGCTGGCGAGTTCGCGGAATCCTGTGGCCTTTCACACGCGCGCTGGGTCAGATCGGAACTTGAACACGCGAAAGCCGGGTGGCGAAACCTCGATAAGTTCGAGTGGCTTCACGCGCACGGGGATTTGATCCACGACGTCCGTGCCGCGCTGGACTGGTGCTTTGATGCGGGTCAACGGAAGTTATGCTTCGAAATAACGGCTGCGTCCCACATCCTCTGGACTCAACTCGGCCTTATGAACGAGCAGCTGAAGGTCGTTGAGCGCGCTGTGGCGCTATTGGAAGCGACCGCGGACGTTGATCCTCTGATCGAGACCCAGCTTCGTTCAACTCTTGGCCTTGTGCTCTTTCACGTGAGAGGGCTGCGCGCGGACGAACAAGCGATCCGCGAATTCGAAAAAGCCGCCGAGATCGCCGAGACGATCGGTGATCATGTCGAGATCGTGAGGGCTCACAGCGGGCGGTGCGCGATCATTACCACCCATGGGAAATACTCGGAGGCTGCTGAAATCGCCATTCGACTGGAGTCGAAGTTCGGCAAGGTCGCTCATGGTGCAAGCAGCAGAATTCTTGCCATGAACACCCACTTCCTCGGACAGCACGAAAAAACGAACCATCTGTGCAATATTGCCGTCGAAGCCACTCGTGGGCCAATTGGGCGTACGTTGACGAGCGGTGCGGGATACGATCAAAAAACAGTCGCGCTGATGTTGATGGCTAAAACGGCCTGGATTCAGGGATTTTCCGAACGCGCGATTTCTCTCGCGGAGGAAGCCATCGCCGAGGTATTGAACTTGGACGATGCGATATCGACTTGCCTCGCAATATATGTCTCGGCTTTTCCGGTGTATTTCGGTTTGGGCGAATATCAGGCTGCGAGGCATCATCTGGCCCTCCTTCGAGAACTATCGACGAAACACTCTATGTTCCGATCGCAACTTTGGGCCGACGCCTTCGAGCTGGTGTTCCCAGAATCAAACGCCACGACGAGGCAATTTGAGACCGCGTTCATTGGGGACACCAACGGAGCGCGGCTGGAGACTGTTATCGCGCTAGCGGGGGAGCGTTCAGGTTCTTATCTCGTGGATTGGGCGCTCGCGGGAGACGCCGGCTGGTGTCGTCCGGAACTCCTTAGGATTAAAGGTGACCTCGCTCGTCACACCGACCCAGCAGCCGCCCGTGATCTATACTCGCAGGCGATCTCAGGTGCGATCGCTCAAGGGTCTCCCTTGTGGCAACTAAGGGCAGCCAACAGTAACGCAGAATGGCTGGAGGACGACGCGCACTCGACATCCAAGCGTCTCATCGAAGAGGCACTTAGATCGTTCCCCGAGACACCTCCGAGAATTGAGCTTCAGAAGGCAGAGCTTCTTCTCGCCGTTTGA
- a CDS encoding TetR/AcrR family transcriptional regulator codes for MRPTTKERLVNAGADRFHELGYSACSVQDIVDKAGVPKGSFYNHFKTKEAFAVEVVANYVASTRRDILKDRGTTPLNRIAQHFRHLLDGPEKTQLNRGCLIVNLSAETSDSIPLLRETLDASLVTWIDLLSETIREGQSSGEIKSSLEPAKFARFLIDAYEGAVLRMKLSNANHPLENFYSISMSLLSRS; via the coding sequence ATGCGTCCAACGACGAAGGAGAGGCTCGTCAACGCCGGGGCAGATCGTTTCCACGAACTGGGCTACTCAGCCTGCAGCGTGCAGGACATCGTTGATAAGGCTGGTGTCCCTAAAGGCAGTTTTTACAATCATTTCAAAACAAAAGAAGCTTTTGCGGTCGAGGTTGTTGCGAACTACGTGGCCTCGACCAGACGTGACATTCTGAAGGATCGCGGCACCACTCCGCTGAACCGTATCGCGCAACACTTTCGTCATCTGTTGGACGGCCCCGAAAAAACGCAGCTCAATCGTGGTTGCCTGATCGTCAATCTTAGTGCGGAAACGTCCGATAGCATTCCCTTGCTCCGCGAAACCTTGGACGCATCGCTGGTGACCTGGATCGATTTGCTTTCTGAAACCATTCGGGAAGGCCAGTCTAGCGGAGAAATCAAGAGTAGCCTTGAACCCGCCAAGTTTGCTCGCTTCTTGATCGACGCCTACGAGGGAGCCGTGTTGAGGATGAAACTCAGCAACGCCAACCATCCGCTTGAGAATTTTTATTCGATTTCAATGTCGTTGTTGTCGAGAAGCTAG
- a CDS encoding aldo/keto reductase, giving the protein MSTTPTAVSMKFKIGNHEINRLGYGAMRITGPGVWGPPTDRLGVLKTLRRLPELGVNFVDTADSYGPNISEELVREALHPYPGMLVATKAGLTRGGPGQWGQNGRPEYLVAQAHGSLTRLGVERIGLWQLHRIDARVPPSEQFDAIKKLIDAGTIENAGLSEVSVEQIKQASKYFKVATVQNRYNLIDRESEDVLEYCEQNGIGFIPWYPLGSGELTRRGSVLDEIAHAYKASPTQIALAWMLRRSPVILPIPGTSKVDHLEENVASREIVLSDLDYETLNGIAAA; this is encoded by the coding sequence ATGTCCACGACCCCAACCGCCGTCTCAATGAAATTCAAGATCGGGAACCATGAAATTAACCGGCTGGGCTACGGTGCAATGCGCATCACAGGCCCGGGTGTGTGGGGACCACCCACTGACCGCTTAGGCGTCTTGAAGACACTGCGCCGGCTTCCTGAACTGGGCGTCAATTTCGTGGATACCGCCGACTCTTATGGCCCCAATATTTCCGAAGAGCTCGTTAGAGAAGCGTTGCACCCATATCCTGGAATGCTCGTCGCGACCAAAGCGGGCCTGACTCGCGGCGGCCCCGGCCAGTGGGGCCAGAATGGACGCCCGGAATATCTGGTAGCGCAAGCGCACGGGAGTTTGACAAGGCTCGGTGTGGAGCGCATCGGCCTCTGGCAATTGCATCGCATCGATGCGCGCGTGCCTCCATCCGAACAATTTGACGCCATCAAGAAGCTCATTGACGCAGGCACCATCGAAAACGCCGGCCTAAGCGAAGTCTCGGTTGAACAGATCAAGCAAGCATCGAAATATTTCAAGGTCGCCACGGTGCAGAACCGTTACAACCTTATTGATCGCGAAAGCGAAGACGTACTCGAATACTGCGAGCAGAACGGCATCGGCTTCATTCCTTGGTATCCGCTCGGGTCGGGTGAACTCACCCGCAGAGGCTCCGTCCTGGATGAAATCGCGCATGCCTACAAAGCCTCTCCAACGCAAATTGCGCTGGCTTGGATGCTAAGGCGGAGCCCCGTCATTCTTCCGATCCCCGGGACGTCTAAAGTGGATCATCTTGAAGAGAACGTCGCCTCGCGTGAGATCGTGCTCTCGGATCTCGACTACGAGACACTGAACGGCATCGCCGCCGCATAA
- a CDS encoding MFS transporter gives MTEPLMDSSIPRPAGAKRPVFIVAALLLASFVVGFDTRVFTVGLPDLRGAFGMGFDEGAWFYTAANAPQILIAPAVAWLITVYGVRRIMVPSSIVYSVLSLSIPAIHDHTLLIIAHVFRALLLGVFIPATLMIVFRNLQPKHWLIGLAIYTLRIPLSQGLGFALVGYYGEDFGWQWLYWQDVVLAPLIGIFLVLGAPKEPIDQNQLGKADWGGMLLLGASMTFLYVGLDQGNRLDWLESGTVVSTLMAGGFLFLLFLGNEAVVAQPWAHVSVLRIRNVSLGLAAVTIFTFASAMGSSLIPGMMQTVTALRPYQIGDLFVWYAVIPSFFLVAVSGVALYFIDARIVLIIGMSTTGIAALMGTEVTSQWFPESFRPILLLSTAGQAMTYFAAFVFLVGNSDPKTSTATSAYIQVCRLGSAELTSSFIATLIRYREQFHSNALGVGLANGSPLLRYRLSELSHLFDRMGNGSAKALATVSASARAQANVLAYSDSFFAAFWFAVAGLVVVALMTAAPKSPLSPRSFRAFTSH, from the coding sequence ATGACTGAGCCACTTATGGACTCGTCCATTCCGCGGCCGGCTGGGGCGAAACGACCAGTCTTCATAGTTGCGGCCCTGCTGCTAGCTTCCTTCGTGGTGGGCTTCGATACCCGCGTCTTTACGGTCGGGCTTCCCGACCTACGTGGGGCGTTCGGCATGGGCTTCGATGAAGGGGCTTGGTTTTACACGGCGGCGAACGCGCCTCAGATATTGATCGCGCCAGCTGTAGCTTGGTTGATCACGGTATATGGCGTGCGTAGAATAATGGTGCCGTCTAGTATCGTGTACTCCGTGCTGTCGCTGAGCATCCCCGCGATACACGATCATACGCTCTTGATCATCGCGCATGTGTTTCGGGCACTTCTTCTTGGGGTGTTCATCCCGGCGACGTTGATGATCGTGTTTCGAAACCTCCAACCCAAGCACTGGCTGATTGGCCTCGCCATCTATACCCTGCGTATACCGCTCTCTCAGGGCCTCGGCTTCGCTCTTGTAGGTTACTACGGCGAGGATTTCGGGTGGCAGTGGCTCTACTGGCAAGATGTCGTGCTAGCGCCGCTTATTGGCATTTTCCTCGTGTTGGGCGCGCCGAAAGAACCGATCGATCAGAACCAGCTCGGAAAAGCCGATTGGGGCGGCATGCTGTTGCTCGGTGCTTCCATGACATTTCTCTACGTCGGATTGGACCAAGGCAACCGGCTGGATTGGCTGGAATCTGGAACAGTCGTAAGCACTCTGATGGCAGGTGGATTTCTGTTCCTCTTGTTCCTGGGCAACGAGGCTGTTGTCGCTCAACCTTGGGCGCACGTCAGCGTTCTCCGCATTCGCAACGTGTCGCTGGGACTTGCCGCGGTAACGATTTTCACATTTGCAAGCGCAATGGGTAGCAGTCTAATCCCCGGCATGATGCAGACGGTCACCGCGCTTCGACCGTACCAGATCGGCGACCTGTTCGTTTGGTATGCTGTGATCCCGTCGTTTTTCCTCGTTGCCGTCTCTGGAGTTGCTCTCTACTTCATCGACGCCCGCATCGTCCTGATCATCGGCATGTCAACCACTGGAATTGCCGCATTAATGGGTACAGAGGTCACCTCGCAGTGGTTTCCGGAGAGCTTCAGGCCAATCCTCCTGCTTAGCACCGCAGGACAGGCCATGACGTATTTTGCCGCGTTTGTGTTCCTCGTGGGCAACTCTGACCCGAAAACTTCAACGGCTACATCCGCGTACATTCAGGTCTGTCGATTGGGAAGCGCTGAACTCACGTCGAGCTTCATCGCGACACTCATTCGGTACCGAGAGCAATTTCATTCCAACGCACTCGGGGTAGGCCTAGCAAATGGCTCTCCACTGCTAAGGTACAGACTGTCGGAACTGAGTCATCTGTTCGATCGCATGGGCAACGGATCCGCAAAGGCGCTCGCCACGGTTTCAGCTTCCGCTCGAGCCCAAGCCAACGTCCTGGCATACAGCGACAGCTTTTTCGCGGCATTTTGGTTCGCGGTCGCTGGATTAGTTGTGGTAGCGTTGATGACCGCGGCACCGAAGAGCCCGTTGAGCCCACGGTCATTCCGAGCGTTCACCTCCCACTAG
- a CDS encoding nucleotidyltransferase family protein produces the protein MTDILSEPPKVTVVLLAAGKASRYGTEVDSKLLSEFDGVPLVRRIASRGCGSKADSVVVVVGFRAPDIVAALIDLPVEIVENPNFLRGVSSSLIAGISTPEAQSADGVLVMLADMPTISTLHLNALVDAFATRDGKSIIIAAHQGVRGNPVIIPKQLFSDLLSLEGDVGARNIIRLSGLPIVDVEIGPAALHDVDTTEAVIAAGGTV, from the coding sequence TTGACCGACATTCTGAGCGAGCCCCCTAAAGTCACTGTCGTCCTGCTCGCGGCCGGAAAGGCCAGTCGCTATGGAACTGAAGTAGACAGCAAACTCCTCTCAGAGTTCGATGGCGTCCCCTTAGTCAGAAGGATCGCTTCCCGTGGGTGTGGCAGCAAGGCCGACTCCGTCGTTGTGGTCGTCGGATTTCGAGCCCCAGACATCGTGGCGGCTCTCATCGACCTTCCAGTAGAAATTGTCGAGAACCCCAATTTTTTGCGGGGGGTATCGAGTTCGCTTATTGCAGGGATATCGACGCCAGAAGCTCAGTCCGCAGATGGAGTGTTAGTCATGCTAGCCGACATGCCGACCATTTCAACGTTGCATCTGAATGCTCTTGTTGACGCGTTCGCTACCCGCGACGGCAAATCGATCATCATTGCAGCACACCAGGGAGTTCGCGGGAACCCGGTGATCATTCCAAAGCAATTGTTTAGCGACCTGTTGTCTCTTGAGGGCGACGTTGGCGCGCGAAATATCATCCGACTGTCGGGACTCCCGATTGTCGATGTCGAAATTGGACCGGCAGCGCTGCATGATGTCGACACGACCGAGGCGGTCATCGCTGCGGGCGGCACTGTTTAA
- a CDS encoding MBL fold metallo-hydrolase, giving the protein MKIGSVKITRIEEYRGPAFMPRDLLPDWSADAVAPHLDWLEPHYLDRGTGRLVMSCHSWLVETEHLKILIDTCTGNHKQRPGGAPLFDMLDTPYLDRLADTGLRPEDIDYVLCTHLHADHVGWNTRLSNGRWIPTFPNAKYVMSKTDYQALSPEGGGGSFAAWGALMYEDSILPVVENRQEMLVDGGFQIGDNLIAEDSPGHSPGHLLFALRDNDQEGLFIGDIIHHPIQVYYPDWNSAFCFDADQATRTRKGVLERAFDRGSVLLPAHFAGRGACCVSHNATGFACIGLEEGPSAISHAMHNLAG; this is encoded by the coding sequence ATGAAAATCGGTTCTGTTAAAATCACGCGCATAGAGGAATATCGTGGTCCGGCTTTCATGCCGCGAGACCTGCTGCCCGATTGGTCGGCCGACGCGGTCGCCCCGCATCTCGATTGGCTAGAGCCACACTATCTCGATCGCGGAACCGGAAGACTGGTGATGTCGTGCCACAGTTGGCTGGTCGAAACTGAACATCTCAAAATTCTTATCGATACATGTACGGGGAACCATAAGCAGCGGCCTGGCGGGGCTCCGTTGTTCGACATGTTGGACACCCCCTACCTGGATAGGCTCGCCGATACCGGGCTGCGCCCGGAGGATATTGACTATGTCCTGTGCACCCACCTTCACGCCGACCACGTAGGATGGAATACACGCCTGTCGAACGGGCGGTGGATTCCTACATTCCCCAATGCGAAATATGTGATGTCGAAGACGGACTACCAGGCGTTATCGCCGGAGGGTGGTGGTGGTTCGTTCGCGGCCTGGGGCGCTCTGATGTACGAGGACAGCATCCTTCCGGTCGTGGAAAATCGGCAGGAGATGCTCGTCGATGGTGGCTTTCAGATCGGGGACAACCTAATCGCGGAGGATTCCCCTGGGCACTCGCCCGGCCATCTTCTTTTCGCGCTTCGCGATAACGACCAGGAGGGGCTCTTTATCGGGGACATCATTCATCACCCGATCCAGGTCTACTATCCGGATTGGAACAGTGCGTTTTGCTTTGATGCAGACCAAGCGACGAGAACACGCAAGGGTGTCCTCGAGCGCGCGTTTGATAGAGGCAGTGTGCTGTTGCCGGCGCACTTCGCAGGACGTGGCGCGTGCTGCGTTTCGCATAATGCCACTGGGTTTGCATGCATTGGTCTCGAAGAGGGACCGTCCGCGATTTCCCATGCGATGCACAACTTGGCGGGCTAG
- a CDS encoding alpha/beta hydrolase translates to MAGAAASLVMAAPSLAAQKQSQTTHSGEFSMTDGFVKTKDGVNIYYKDWGPKDAQPIVFHHGWPLSSDDWDAQMLFFLAHGYRVVAHDRRGHGRSSQVADGHDLDHYAADADAVYKHLDLKHAVHIGHSTGGGEVARYVANYGEPQGRVAKAVLVSAIPPLMLKTASNPGGLPIDVFDGLRNALAANRAQFFLDLPTGPFYGFNRNGATVSQGTIMNWWRQGMMGGAKAHYDGIKAFSETDQTEDLKKITVPTLVMHGDDDQIVPIDDSAKLSVKLLKNGTLKVYAGYPHGMLTTHADVINPDLLAFIKA, encoded by the coding sequence ATGGCGGGCGCGGCCGCATCGCTTGTTATGGCCGCACCCAGCCTTGCAGCACAGAAGCAATCTCAAACCACCCACAGCGGAGAATTTTCGATGACCGACGGTTTCGTGAAAACCAAAGACGGCGTGAATATCTACTACAAGGATTGGGGTCCGAAGGATGCCCAGCCGATCGTGTTCCATCACGGCTGGCCGCTCTCGTCCGACGACTGGGATGCCCAGATGCTATTCTTCTTGGCACATGGTTATCGGGTGGTCGCCCACGACCGCCGTGGTCACGGCCGCTCCAGCCAAGTCGCTGACGGACATGATCTCGATCACTATGCAGCGGACGCGGACGCTGTTTACAAGCACCTGGATCTCAAGCACGCTGTCCATATCGGTCACTCGACCGGCGGCGGCGAGGTCGCGAGGTACGTCGCGAACTACGGCGAGCCTCAGGGTCGTGTCGCAAAAGCGGTTCTCGTCAGCGCCATTCCTCCGTTGATGCTCAAGACCGCTTCCAATCCGGGTGGCCTCCCAATCGACGTCTTTGACGGTCTGCGAAACGCGCTGGCAGCGAACCGTGCGCAGTTCTTCCTCGACCTGCCCACCGGCCCGTTCTACGGCTTCAATCGCAACGGCGCGACCGTGTCCCAGGGAACCATCATGAACTGGTGGCGTCAGGGCATGATGGGCGGAGCCAAGGCTCACTATGACGGCATCAAGGCCTTCTCCGAGACGGATCAAACCGAAGACCTGAAGAAGATCACAGTGCCGACGCTTGTCATGCATGGCGACGACGACCAGATCGTCCCTATCGATGACTCGGCCAAGCTCTCGGTCAAACTCCTCAAGAACGGCACGCTCAAGGTCTACGCGGGTTATCCGCACGGAATGCTGACGACGCATGCGGACGTCATCAACCCTGACCTTCTGGCCTTCATCAAAGCCTGA